A single Cygnus atratus isolate AKBS03 ecotype Queensland, Australia chromosome 11, CAtr_DNAZoo_HiC_assembly, whole genome shotgun sequence DNA region contains:
- the DUOX2 gene encoding dual oxidase 2, with protein sequence MQLTEMLCLTVVLLVTWTLGGAQENIFWEVQRYDGWYNNLLHHSRGSVGARLLRLLPANYADGVYQALQEPHVPNARQLSNVVARGPSGLPSRRNTTVLAVFFGFHVLSDILGTEKPGCPAEFLNIHIPSGDLVFDPAGTGNVVLPFQRIHWALETGQSPNSPREQTNEVTGWLDGSSIYGPSHSWSDALRSFSGGQLASGPNGHFPKETDGRVPMWKALDPSTGQGGPHGIYDLGNAWGNENRFLQAESIAWFRYHNYLAAELAQAHPSWSDEDIFQHTRKKVIATFQSIVLYEWLPTLLGRAVPEYTGYQQHMDPSLSPEFVAAAGLFLATMVPPGVYKRDTSCQFQNVSSPGGPFPAMRLCNSYWSRESTGMQQAEDVDGLLLGMSSQIAEREDNILVEDLQDYWYGPLKYSRTDFMASWLQRGRDLGLPTYNQARERFGLQPLQNWMDLAPHLEQEVLKNVADLYANNTARLEMLPGGMLEADSPLFSAIVLDQFVRLRDGDRFWFENTKNGLFTAAEASDIRNTTFHDVLAAVTSANLADFQSNVFVWREGDPCPQPQQLTSQLLANCTPVTVLDYFEGSGAGFGIIIVVLFCLPLVSLFAAWIVAVLRKRDFKKLEKKKASVRWEVASEAIHAMEWHGPKTDSSPVYIQLQADKVLKVLDGRGSVLRSISLKAHGRVEVIISSNKGNKALLLKSPKEYDLVLLFNEEADRSNFMGKLREYLRKSCLDLLVSEMKEQSLLKRAVTQEQRKQILETFFRHLFAQVLDIDKSDAGELNFESSQKAKESLTCELSRAEFAEALGLKAHSMFVDSMFSLADKDGNGYISFREFLDILVVFMKGSSEEKSKVMFRMYDIDENGFLSKEEFLRMLRSFIEISNNCLSREQAEQVTESMFQASGFQDRDELTWEDFHYMLRDHDSELRFTQLCIKGVPEVFKKNLHNRVSFIKKEPRGTISDGEKDPNLDTVAHYKDREGQELRKRPGRKANQYQLHLYTEAQRKKYQRNKVQQKIQEFKRFIENYRRHIVCVVLFSAITAGLFVERAYYYAFASPSTGIAQTTFVGIIISRGSAACISFMYSYILLTMCRNLITILRETFLNHYIPFDAAVDFHRWIAMAALIFSVLHTAGHIVNVYIFSVVPLSILSCLFSSVFMNDGSQLPQKYYWWVFQTIPGMTGVLLLIILAVMYVFATHHFRRVSFQAFWITHHLYVLLYVLVIIHGSYALVQQPRFHIYFIIPALIYGADKLLSLSRKKVEINVLKAELLPSGVTHLRFQRPQDFDYKSGQWVRIACMALGTTEYHPFTLTSAPHEDTLSLHIRAVGPWTTRLRELYAPESLALLGRLPKLYLDGPFGEGHQEWHKFEVSVLVGGGIGVTPFASILKDLVFKSSINSKLMCKKIYFIWVTRTQRQFEWLADIIREVEEADKNELVSVHIYITQLAEKFDLRTTMLYICERHFQKVLNKSLFTGLRSITHFGRPPFVPFFDSLQEVHPEVHKIGVFSCGPPGMTKSVEKACQQLNKKDQAYFSHHYENF encoded by the exons ATGCAGCTCACAGAGATGTTGTGTTTGACTGTGGTTCTACTGGTGACATGGACCTTGGGGG GTGCCCAGGAAAACATCTTCTGGGAGGTCCAGCGCTATGATGGCTGGTACAACAACCTGCTGCACCACAGCCGTGGCTCGGTGG GTGCCCGGCTGCTGCGTCTCCTGCCGGCCAACTACGCGGATGGTGTCTaccaggctctgcaggagccccATGTGCCCAACGCTCGCCAGCTCAGCAACGTGGTGGCACGGGGACCCTCTGGACTGCCCTCCAGGAGGAACACAACTGTGCTGGCCGTCTTCTTCG GTTTCCACGTTCTCTCGGACATCCTGGGGACAGAGAAACCTGGCTGTCCCGCTGAGTTCCTGAACATCCACATCCCGTCCGGGGACCTCGTGTTTGACCCTGCAGGAACTGGCAACGTGGTCCTGCCCTTTCAGCGCATCCACTGGGCACTGGAGACGGGGCAGAGCCCAAACAGCCCCCGAGAGCAG ACCAACGAGGTGACAGGCTGGCTGGATGGCAGCTCCATCTATGGCCCCTCGCACTCCTGGAGCGATGCCCTGCGGAGCTTCTCGGGGGGACAGCTGGCATCAGGGCCCAACGGGCACTTCCCCAAGGAGACAGATGGGAGAGTCCCCATGTGGAAAGCTCTGGATCCATCCACCGGACAGGGTGGTCCTCATGGGATCTATG ACCTGGGGAACGCCTGGGGGAATGAGAACCGcttcctgcaggcagagagcaTCGCTTGGTTTCGGTACCACAACTacctggctgcagagctggcccAGGCGCACCCCAGCTGGTCCGATGAGGACATCTTCCAGCACACTCGCAAGAAGGTCATCGCCACCTTCCAG AGCATCGTGCTGTACGAGTGGCTGCCGACgctgctggggagagctgtCCCGGAGTACACAG GTTACCAGCAGCACATGGACCCCAGCCTTTCGCCGGAGTTCGTGGCAGCAGCGGGGCTTTTTCTGGCCACCATGGTGCCGCCGGGTGTCTACAAGAG GGACACCAGCTGCCAGTTCCAGAATGTGTCCAGCCCTGGTGGCCCCTTCCCAGCGATGCGGCTCTGCAACAGCTACTGGAGTAGAGAG AGCACTGGGATGCAGCAGGCAGAAGATGTGGATGGCCTCCTGCTGGGGATGAGCTCACAGATTGCTGAGCGGGAGGACAACATTTTGGTGGAAGATCTCCAAG ATTACTGGTATGGGCCTCTGAAGTACTCCCGCACTGACTTCAtggccagctggctgcagcGCGGGCGCGACCTTGGCCTGCCCACCTATAACCAAGCCCGGGAGCGGTTTGGTTTGCAGCCTCTCCAGAACTGGATGGACCTTGCCCCACACCTGGAGCAAGAG GTCCTGAAGAACGTTGCTGACCTGTATGCCAACAACACAGCCAGGCTGGAGATGCTCCCCGGAGGCATGCTGGAGGCTGATAGCCCCCTCTTCAGTGCCATCGTCCTAGACCAGTTTGTGCGCCTGCGCGATGGCGACAGGTTCTGGTTTGAAAACACCAAGAATGG GCtcttcacagcagcagaagccagcGATATCCGTAACACCACATTCCATGACGTCCTGGCTGCAGTCACCTCTGCAAACCTTGCAGACTTCCAGAGCAACGTGTTCGTCTGGAGGGAGG GGGacccgtgcccccagccccagcagctgacATCTCAACTCCTGGCCAACTGCACGCCCGTGACCGTCCTGGACTACTTTGAAGGCAGTGGCGCAGGCTTTGGGATCATCATCGTTGTcctcttctgcctgcctttag TGAGCCTGTTTGCTGCCTGGATTGTTGCTGTTCTCCGCAAGAGAGATTTCAAGAAACTGGAGAAGAAGAAGGCCAGCGTGCGGTGGGAGGTGGCCAGTGAGGCGATACATG CCATGGAGTGGCACGGTCCCAAGACAGACAGCTCTCCTGTCTACATTCAGCTCCAAGCTGACAAAGTGCTCAAAGTGCTGGATGGGAGAGGGTCGGTGCTGCGGAGCATCAGCCTGAAAGCCCATGGAAGGGTGGAGGTGATCATCTCCAGCAACAAAGGGAAcaaagctctgctgctgaagagcCCTAAGGAGTATGACCTG GTGCTGCTTTTCAATGAGGAGGCAGATAGGAGCAACTTCATGGGGAAGCTACGAGAATACTTGAGAAAGAGCTGCCTTGATCTGCTTGTGTCCGAGATGAAGGAGCAGAGCCTGCTGAAACGGGCAGTCACCCAGGAGCAGAGGAAACAAATTCTGGAGACTTTCTTTAGGCACCTGTTTGCTCAG GTGCTGGACATCGACAAATCCGATGCTGGAGAGCTCAACTTTGAGTCTTCACAGAAGGCAAAGGAGTCTCTGACATGtgagctgagcagggctgagTTCGCCGAGGCCCTTGGGCTCAAAGCCCACTCCATGTTTGTGGACTCCATGTTCTCCTTGGCGGACAAGGATGGCAATGGCTACATCTCCTTCAGGGAGTTCCTGGACATCTTGGTGGTCTTCATGAAAG GGTCCTCAGAGGAGAAGTCCAAGGTGATGTTCAGGATGTATGACATTGATGAGAATGGGTTTCTCTCCAAGGAGGAGTTTCTGAGGATGCTCAG GTCCTTCATTGAGATCTCCAACAACTGCCTGTCAAGGGAGCAAGCAGAGCAGGTGACCGAGTCCATGTTCCAGGCCTCAGGGTTTCAGGACAGGGATGAACTGACGTGGGAGGATTTCCACTACATGCTACGGGACCACGACAGCGAGCTTCGTTTCACCCAGCTCTGCATCAAAG GTGTCCCCGAGGTGTTCAAGAAAAACCTACACAACCGTGTCTCCTTCATAAAGAAAGAGCCCAGAGG AACCATCTCAGACGGGGAGAAAGACCCAAACCTGGACACAGTGGCCCACTACAAGGATCGAGAAGGGCAAGAGCTGAGGAAGAGACCAGGCAGAAA GGCAAATCAGTACCAGCTGCATTTGTACACTGAAGCACAACGGAAGAAGTACCAGCGAAACAAAGTTCAGCAGAAGATCCAGGAGTTCAAGCGTTTCATTGAGAATTACCGGCGCCACATTGTCTGCGTGGTCCTATTCTCTGCCATCACCGCCGGCTTGTTCGTGGAGAGGGCATACT ACTACGCCTTTGCATCCCCCAGCACTGGAATTGCGCAGACCACCTTTGTCGGGATCATCATTTCCCGAGGATCAGCTGCCTGCATCTCCTTCATGTACTCCTACATCCTGCTCACCATGTGCCGCAACCTCATCACCATCCTGCGGGAGACATTCCTCAATCACTACATCCCCTTTGATGCCGCCGTGGACTTCCACCGCTGGATTGCCATGGCAGCCCTGATTTTCTCAG TGCTCCACACTGCAGGTCACATAGTGAACGTCTACATCTTCTCAGTCGTGCCTCTCAGCATCTTGTCCTGCCTCTTTTCCAGTGTCTTTATGAATGATGG GTCACAGCTCCCTCAGAAGTATTACTGGTGGGTCTTCCAGACCATTCCAG GCATGACAGGAGTGCTGCTGCTCATCATTCTGGCCGTCATGTATGTATTCGCCACCCACCACTTCAGACGCGTCAGCTTCCAGGCCTTCTGGATCACCCACCATCTCTACGTGCTGCTCTACGTCCTG GTCATCATCCACGGCAGCTACGCTCTGGTCCAGCAGCCCCGCTTCCACATCTACTTCATCATCCCAGCTCTCATCTACGGTGCAGACAAGCTGCTCAGCCTGAGCAGGAAGAAAGTGGAGATCAATGTGTTGAAAGCCGAGCTCCTGCCCTCAG GTGTCACCCACCTGCGGTTCCAGCGGCCGCAGGACTTTGACTACAAGTCCGGGCAGTGGGTGCGCATTGCCTGTATGGCCCTGGGCACCACCGAGTACCACCCCTTCACCCTGACCTCGGCGCCCCATGAGGACACTTTGAGCCTGCACATCCGTGCCGTGGGGCCCTGGACCACCCGCCTGCGAGAGCTCTATGCCCCGGAGAGCCTGGCTCTCCTCGGCAGGCTGCCCAAG CTCTATCTGGACGGGCCCTTCGGGGAGGGCCACCAGGAGTGGCACAAGTTTGAGGTGTCAGTGTTGGTGGGAGGAGGCATCGGGGTGACGCCCTTTGCGTCCATCCTCAAGGACCTGGTCTTCAAGTCGTCCATCAACTCCAAGCTGATGTGTAAGAAG ATCTATTTCATCTGGGTGACACGCACGCAGCGGCAGTTCGAGTGGCTGGCAGACATCATCCGCGAGGTGGAGGAGGCAGACAAGAACGAGCTGGTCTCCGTGCACATCTACATCACGCAGCTGGCTGAGAAGTTTGACCTGCGCACCACCATGCTG TACATCTGCGAGCGGCACTTCCAGAAGGTGCTGAACAAGAGCCTGTTCACGGGGCTGCGCTCCATCACCCATTTTGGGCGCCCGCCATTCGTACCCTTCTTCGACTCACTGCAGGAGGTGCACCCTGAG GTGCACAAGATCGGGGTGTTCAGCTGCGGTCCACCTGGAATGACGAAGAGCGTGGAGAAGGCTTGTCAGCAGCTGAACAAGAAGGACCAGGCCTACTTTTCACATCACTACGAGAATTTCTAA
- the DUOXA2 gene encoding dual oxidase maturation factor 2, translating to MTLFDGVYPFYLQQRKHFVFDVSTIIVIIVFLTFASSFLLIIPGIRGRARLYWMLRVLLSLVVGVVIVAVQFTGDWESGWVTANTSYKSFSSAMVKADIGLHVGLAGVNVTLVGNPVNQVNETINYNEHFAWSFDADYDHSYSEGLEKGLPSPILYVAEKFTTESPCNMHRQYRISGHYASATLWVAFCTWLISNMLFSMPVLVYGGYMVLITGAFMIFSLLSFSTVRNSLICPIQFGTASLLIDYGGSFWLTLVIGLLCFVVGITIVALHYFNSDLLKTFFDLHEVREEDCQEMTEVYINPQFMSNTQSPPHPSRISPSGM from the exons ATGACTCTCTTCGATGGCGTCTACCCCTTCtacctgcagcagaggaagcacTTTGTGTTCGATGTCAGCACCATCATAGTGATTATTGTCTTCCTGACGTTCGCTTCCAGCTTCCTGCTCATCATCCCAGGCATCCGTGGACGGGCG AGGCTGTACTGGATGCTCCGAGTTCTCCTCAGCCTGGTGGTGGGAGTGGTGATTGTTG CTGTCCAGTTCACGGGGGACTGGGAGAGCGGATGGGTGACAGCAAACACCTCCTACAAGTCCTTCAGCAGTGCCATGGTGAAGGCAGACATCGGGCTGCATGTTGGCCTGGCAGGGGTGAATGTCACGCTGGTGG GAAACCCGGTGAATCAGGTCAATGAGACCATCAACTACAACGAGCACTTTGCCTGGAGCTTTGATGCAGACTACGACCACAGCTACAGCGAGGGCCTGGAGaaggggctgcccagccccatCCTCTACGTGGCGGAGAAGTTCACCACAGAAAGCCCCTGCAACATGCACAGGCAGTACCGCATCTCTGGCCACTACGCGTCGGCCACTCTCTG GGTGGCCTTTTGCACGTGGCTCATCTCCAACATGCTCTTCTCCATGCCTGTCCTAGTCTATGGAGGCTACATGGTCCTGATCACAGGGGCTTTCATGatcttttcattgctttccttcTCCACTGTGAGGAACTCACTGATATGCCCAATCCAATTTGGGACCGCATCCCTGCTCATAGACTATGGGGGATCTTTCTGGCTCACGCTAGTGATCG GCTTGCTCTGTTTTGTGGTTGGGATCACTATTGTCGCACTGCACTACTTCAACTCAGACCTACTGAAAACTTTCTTTGACCTCCATGAGGTCAGAGAAGAGGACTGCCAAGAGATGACTGAAGTGTACATCAACCCTCAGTTCATGAGCAACACACAATCTCCTCCTCACCCCTCCAGAATTAGCCCCAGTGGCATGTAG
- the DUOXA1 gene encoding dual oxidase maturation factor 1, which produces MTLWNGSFPFYPGTNACFPFNTTSAVIASVFLSALATSIIILPGIRGKGRLFWLLRVMMGLFIGAVVLTIQFTRDWESGWVTANTSYKSFSSAMVKADIGLHIGLAGVNVTLVGNPVNQVNETINYNEHFAWSFDADYDHSYSEGLEKGLPSPILYVAEKFTTESPCNMHRQYRISGHYASITLWMALCTWLISILLFSMPILLYGGYMLLLTAALMLFSLLFFVTARNTLKCPIQFGPASLKTEYGGSFWLTLATGLLCLLLGMGVIVLNSVRPQKLKLVFNLDEGKGEKVEGWDKPHLPDESSSSEQDVLMVPLNELCEVTTTQL; this is translated from the exons ATGACGCTGTGGAATGGCTCCTTCCCCTTCTACCCTGGCACCAATGCTTGCTTCCCCTTCAACACCACCTCAGCCGTCATCGCCTCCGTCTTCCTCTCTGCGCTGGCCACTTCCATCATCATCCTTCCAGGCATCCGAGGAAAGGGG CGACTCTTCTGGCTCCTGCGGGTGATGATGGGACTCTTCATTGGAGCGGTGGTCCTCA CCATACAGTTCACCAGGGACTGGGAGAGCGGCTGGGTGACAGCAAACACCTCCTACAAGTCCTTCAGCAGTGCCATGGTGAAGGCAGACATCGGGCTGCACATCGGCCTGGCGGGGGTGAACGTCACACTGGTGG GAAACCCGGTGAATCAGGTCAATGAGACCATCAACTACAATGAGCACTTTGCCTGGAGCTTCGATGCAGACTACGACCACAGCTACAGCGAAGGCCTGGAGaaggggctgcccagccccatCCTCTATGTGGCGGAGAAGTTCACCACAGAAAGCCCCTGCAACATGCACAGGCAGTACCGAATCTCCGGCCACTATGCGTCCATCACGCTGTG GATGGCCTTATGCACCTGGCTCATTTCCATCCTGCTCTTCTCCATGCCCATCCTCCTTTATGGTGGCTACATGCTCCTGCTCACTGCCGCACTGATGCTCTTCTCACTGCTCTTCTTTGTCACTGCGAGGAACACCCTGAAGTGTCCCATCCAGTTCGGACCAGCCTCCCTGAAAACAGAGTACGGTGGATCCTTTTGGCTGACATTAGCAACAG ggctgctgtgcctgctgctggggatgggtgTGATCGTCCTCAACTCCGTGCGGCCACAGAAGCTGAAGCTTGTCTTTAACCTGGatgagggaaagggagaaaaagtggAGGGGTGGGACAAGCCCCACCTGCCAGACGAGTCCAGCTCCTCTGAGCAGGATGTGTTGATGGTCCCCCTAAATGAGCTTTGCGAGGTGACGACCACCCAGCTGTAA